One Euphorbia lathyris chromosome 1, ddEupLath1.1, whole genome shotgun sequence DNA segment encodes these proteins:
- the LOC136205904 gene encoding protein FMP32, mitochondrial: MSTAAAYRWVGQFGTNSGFVFARNRGYGAVSPFDCNSFALISRSRQISQLVKSNGKRLFLVDTLALVRRLEAQGVPSQQAEAITAAITEVLNDSLENVSQYVVSKGEMQKTEMIQETNLSKFKSEVQSSQEHHFSLLQHETEKLRHDIEKMRSELRHEIDKVTAGQRLDLNLERGRIRDELADQNAETSNLTNKLDREIHALRAQLEAAKYDVIKYCIGTLVSISAVGLAVIRILM, translated from the exons ATGTCCACTGCTGCTGCATATAGATGGGTGGGTCAATTTGGGACCAATTCAGGATTTGTTTTCGCTAGAAATCGAGGATATGGTGCTGTTTCTCCTTTCGATTGCAATTCCTTTGCTTTGATTTCTCGCTCTAGGCAGATTTCTCAACTTGTCAAATCTAATGGAAAGAGATTGTTTCTTGTCGATACGTTAGCCCTT GTCAGAAGATTGGAGGCTCAAGGGGTGCCCTCCCAGCAAGCTGAGGCTATAACAGCTGCTATAACTGAGGTTTTGAATGACAGCTTAGAAAATGTGTCTCAGTACGTTGTCTCAAAGGGAGAGATGCAGAAA ACTGAAATGATTCAAGAAACCAATTTGTCCAAATTCAAATCTGAAGTTCAGAGTTCTCAG GAACATCATTTTTCGTTGTTGCAACATGAGACTGAAAAGCTTCGGCATGATATTGAGAAGATGAGGAGTGAATTAAG GCATGAAATCGACAAAGTCACTGCTGGGCAACGGTTGGATTTGAATCTTGAAAGAGG GAGGATACGGGATGAGCTAGCAGACCAGAATGCAGAAACCTCTAACCTAACTAACAAACTTGATAGG GAAATTCACGCTTTGAGGGCTCAATTGGAAGCTGCAAAATATGATGTGATAAAATACTGCATAGGTACCCTTGTTTCAATTTCTGCTGTAGGTTTAGCTGTGATCCGAATCTTGATGTGA